CGTCAGTCGCACGACGACGTCGACATCCGCAGTGGCGCTTGCAGCGTAGATCCGGGCCTTGGGGTTGCCGATGATCTCGTAGTCAGAAGTTCCCGGCGCAGTGGTGATCGTCAGCACATCGCCGCGCGCATCGATCGCCGACTGATCGCGAGGACCATCCGCCACGGAGAGGTTCGACCCGCCCACGGTCGGCACCGGGTTCGAAGGATCGACGGTCAACGTCGTGACGGCTTGCGCAGCGGTGAGATACCAGGGCGTCAGGACACTCCCCGGAGGCGGCCATAGCGTGCCCTGTCGCCACTCTCCGGTCGCGGCCACACCGTCATCGCTGATCTGCGTGACGAAGTAGCGCAGCGACGGCCACGTGGGCGTTCCCTTCCCTTTGAGGCAATGGTTGAAGAACGCGAGGTTGTCGTCCGTCGGCGCGGCCACGTTTGCGTAGGCGAGCTCACCGACCGGAGTCTGCGCGTCGCCGTGCGTCCAGGGGCCGAGCACCAGTGTGTGACCGGAGCCCGGCGCCGAGTCCGTCACGTAGTGCGAGAATGCCGCTGTTTGCTGCAGCGCGAAGACGTCGAAGAACCCTGACGTCATGTACACGCGAGCGCGAATTCGGCTGCGCTCGGTCGCATCGACGATCACCGGGTCCCAGTAGCTGCTCTTGGCTTCGTGGGCGCGCCAGGCGGCGAGTGTCGTCGGCGTCGGAAAGCCGTTGAGCCAAGACGTCGTCAACTCGGCTCGCCAGGCGCCTCCTGGCATGAGCGATTCATACAGGTTGTCGGAGGCATTCTGTACGTGGGCACAGCGCAGCGAATCCGGCGCATCTGGGAGCGCCAGGAGCTGCACGATGCCCTCGGCGGAGGCGCCGAAGGAGCCGATGTTGCCGTCGCACCAGGCTTGTTGCTCGATCCAGCGCATCGTCGCCGGACCATCCACGGCATCGGTAAAGAAGGGCAGGAACGTCCCCTCGGATCCTCCCCGCCCGCGCACGTCCTGGGAGACGACGATGTAGCCGTTCAGATCCGCCAGGTTCCACACGAGGAGCGATTGGGGGAACGGAAACCCGCGGCCGTAGGGCGTGCGACGAAGGATGACCGGGCGCGGCCCAGGAAATTGCGCCGGATCCGGCCTCCAAATATCCGTCATCAGCCTCGTGCCATCTGGCATCGGGACCATCACCTCGGTCTTCGTTGCCGCGAGCGCGGTCTGCGCGCACATGACGAAGATGAGGACAAGAAGGGGGGTGCGCATCATCGCTGGCCGGCCATCTGCTTGTTGAAGACGGACATGTGCCCCTCCTGGGGTTGCCACGAACTTTGACCAACTTCCCGCGGAGTGTACACGCGTCCGGGCTCCGCTCTGGGTGGGCTCGTCTGGCTCCGGATGCACTCGGCCCGTGAATCGCGCCCGATGGGGCTACTTCCTCACGTAGACCTCGCTCTCCACGTTCGGCGAGAAGGACCACGTGGGCTCGGACTGAAGCAGCAGCACTTGCTGTCCGTCGGGGCCACGGGGGGCTCCGGTGATGAAGTACCTGTGCGCGTACTTCTCGCCGGTGAGCACCAGCAGGTCATGCTCTACCTTCCACCGGCCCTGGTCCTTGTCGGTGGCGAACTGGATGGCGCCCACTTGCCCAGAGCCGCCGGTGAACGCGTATGTGTAGGTGTGGTCGTCGTTGAAGGTGAAGTCGACGGCGCGTGCCACCGCGGTCATCGAGGTCGCTCCCGTGACGGTGTTGATCCACTGCGCGGTGTTGGTGTCGCCGAACACGAAGTGGCCGGTCACCTCGTCATCCGAGACGAGCGGCCCGCCCGTGGGGCTGCCCTGGACCGTGGCGAGCAGCTCCTCGACGAAGGCGTGCGTCTTCGGGAACGAGAAGCTGATGATCATCTGCGAGCCCATCGCCGTGGTGTCGCAGCCCTGCACGACGAGGAACGGCTCGAGGCGCTCATCGGCCTCGACGAGGTAGAGGCTCACCATCACCGGTTCGGGGTTTCCAGGTCGCAGCAGCCGCGCGCGGCCGAAGTACGCCCGGGCGCCGTTGGACACGAAGCGGCGCTGCACCAGCGGTGCGTGGACCTGCTCGTAGGCGCCGCTGAGCAGCTTTCGCCACTGCGCGGAGAGCTTCTCCTCGGCGCCCTCGAGCCCCGCAAGGGGGGGCAGCCGCCTCACTTCGACCCAGTACACCTCGGTGTCGTCACGCTGCTCGCGACGCCAGCGGTCCTCGCCCACCTTTTGGAACGACGAGGGGGGCGCGAAGGTGAAGCCCGCGCCCCCGCTCGTGCGCATTCCCGCCGCTGGGGTCGTCTCTTCGCCACCCACCAGTCCGAGCACCAGGGTGCCGAAGCAGCAGGTGAAGGTAAGACCGACGAGTGCCGCCGTTACTGCGAGGGTGATCTTCACGCCCTTCGTCATGGCCGGACCCTATGGCAAGGCTCTCGGCTCCCTCAACTCCTCATCGCGCGAGCGGTCCTACTCGCTGGACACCCGCAGGGCCCGGCTATTTGACGCGGACCAGGATGCACTCGGCCCGTGAATCGCTCCCGATTCAGATAGAGTCCCGCCGCCATGGCGCGTCTGTCTTCCGTCGATCCACCCCTCCGCCGCGATGTCCGCCTCCTGGGCCGGCTGCTCGGTGAAGTCCTCATCGAGCAGCAAGGGCAGGCTTTGTTTGATCTGGAGGAGCAGGTCCGGCACCTCTCCATCCAGCGCCGCCGAGGCCCCAAACCGGGGCGCCGCGCCACCGCGGGCGAGCTCGCCGCGCTGCTGCGAGACCTCCCCCTGGAGCAGGCCGAGCCGGTGCTGCGCGCCTTCTCCGTCTACTTCCAGCTCGTCAACCTCGCCGAGCAGCACCACCGCATCCGCCGCACCCGCGCCCATGCCAGCGATCCGGAGGCCTTGCCCCAGCGTGGCTCCCTGGAGGCCGCGTTCCAGAAGCTGAAGGAAGCGGGCGTCCCCGCCGAGCGTGTGCGCGAGGCCCTGCGCACCATGCACGTGACGCTGACGCTCACCGCGCACCCCACGCAGGCGGCGCGCCGCACGCTGCTGGAGAAGCTCTACCGCATTCAGCGCCTGCTCGAGGAGCGCGACCGCTGCTCGCTCACGCCCCAGGAGATGGCCGACAACCTGGAGTCCATGCGCGAGGAGATCACCGCCCTCTGGCAGTCGGACGAGCTGCGGCGCATGAAGCCCACCGTGGGCGACGAGGTGAAGAACGTCCTCTGGTACGTGGAGGAGGTGCTCGCCGAGCAGCTCGCGCGGCTCCCGGAGGTGATCGCCTGGGCCTTCGAGCATGCCTACGCGGAGCCGCTGGGTCCCATCGCCTCGCCCGCGCGGCTGCACTCGTGGGTGGGCGGGGACATGGACGGCAACCCGCTGGTGACGCCCGAGGTGTTGGCCGACACGCTGCGCGCTCACCGGGCTCGTGGCCTGCGCATGTTGCTGCGCGACATCGAGTCCCTCGGTGTCAACCTGTCCCAGTCGGACCGCCACGCGACCACTCCTGAGGAGCTTCAGGCCTCGTTGGAGAAGGATGGGGCGCGGCTGCCCGAGGTGGCGCGGCGGCAGGGGCCGCGCACGGCGGGTGAGCCGTGGCGTCGCAAGCTGCGCTTCATGGAGGCTCGGCTTCAGCTGGCGCTCCGGTACGTGGAGGGCCAGCGCGTTGGGCGCACGGAGCCGATGGCGCCCGAGGCCTACCGCTCTCCCGCGGAGCTGCTGCAGGATCTGGAGCTCATCGAGCGCACGCTCCTGCAGGTGAAGTCGGCGCGCGCGGGAGTCCGGAACGTGCGGCGGGTGCTGGAGCGGGTGCGCGTCATGGGCTTCCATCTGGCGGAGCTGGAGTTCCGCGTGCCGGCCGAGGACGCCATCAGCGCCGCGGCCTCGCTCAATGGCGGGCCCGCGCCCTCGGAAGGGGGCGAGCGGCTGCTCGCGGTGCTGGAGCGGGTGCGCGAGGCCCAGACCGAGTCAGGCGAGGAGGCGTGCCGTACCTTCATCCTCTCCATGGCCAGCACCGCGGACGATGTGCTGGCGGCCTTCCGGTGTGCGCGCCACGCGGGCCTCTGGGACGCGCAGCGCGGCTGCGCCACGGTGGACATCGTGCCGCTGTTCGAGCAGCTCGGCGCGCTGGATGACGGCCCGAAGGTGCTCGAGGCGCTCTTCGCAGACCCGGCCTACCGGCGTCACCTGCAAGCCCGAGGCGTGCAGGAGGTGATGGTGGGCTACAGCGACTCGGGCAAGGAGGTGGGGCTGCTGGCCGCGGCCGCCGCGCTCTACCGGGCCCAGGTGGCGCTCAACCAGGTGGCGAAGGCGGCGGGGGTTCCCCTGCGCCTCTTCCACGGCCGAGGCGAGTCCGTGGCGCGCGGAGGAGGGCCCGCCCAGCAGGCCATCCTCGCGCTGCCTCCGGGCAGCCTGGTGGGCGGTTACAAGGCCACGGAGCAGGGTGAGGCGCTGGACCACAAGTACGCGCGGCCCGAGCTGGCGCGGCGCACGCTGGAGCTGGTGCTCGGCGGCGTGCTGCTGCACACGATGGACGCCCAGCCCCGGCCCTCCGAGGCGGACGAGGCGGCCTTCCGCGACATCTTCAACACGCTGGCGGAGACGGGCCGGCGCGAGTACCGCTCCCTGGTCTGGGAGGATCCGCGCTTCGTCGAGTTCTTCCTGGCGGCCACCCCCGTGGAGGAGATCTCCGCGCTGCCCATCGGCTCGCGTCCCAGCAAGCGCAAGGCGGGAGGGCTCGAGTCGCTGCGCGCCATCCCCTGGGTGTTCGCGTGGACGCAGAACCGGGCCATCCTGCCGGGCTGGTACGGCGTGGGCTCGGCGCTGGAGGCCTTCGTGGACAAGCCGGATGGCCTGGGGCGGCTCAAGCGCATGTACCGGGAGTGGCCCTTCTTCCGGACGGTCATCGACAACGTGACGATGGTGCTGGCCAAGAGCGACATCGCCATCGCCTCGCGCTACGCGACGCTGGCACCCGAGTCCACCCGGCCGCTGTGGCGCCGCATCCGCGCCGAGTACAAGCGCACGCGCCGCCTGGTGAAGCGGATTACGGGCGAGGCGCGGCTGTTGGACCACAACCCCCAGCTCCAGCGCTCCATCGCCCTGCGGAACCCCTACGTGGACCCCATGTCCTTCCTCCAGGTGGAGCTGCTGCGGCGCAAGCGCGCCGGCCAGGAGGAGGTGGATCGTCCGCTGCTCCTCACGCTCAACGGCATCGCCGCGGGCATGCGCAACACGGGCTGAGCTCCATGACTGAGAAAGTCCCCTACATCCTCCGCTCCCACCGGCCGGGCGACATGGGCTGGGTCGTCCACCGCCACGGGGTGCTCTACGCCCAGGAGTACGGCTGGGACGAGCGCTTCGAGGCGCTGGTGGCCAGCGTGGTGGCGGAGTTCATCCAGAACCTGGATCCGAAGCGCGAGCGCTGCTGGCTGGCCGAGCGGGACGGAGAGGTGGTGGGCTCCGTGTTCCTCGTGAAGAAGACGGAGGAGGTGGCCAAGCTCCGTCTCCTGCTGGTGGAGTCCAAGGCGCGTGGGCT
Above is a genomic segment from Hyalangium ruber containing:
- a CDS encoding CocE/NonD family hydrolase, which codes for MMRTPLLVLIFVMCAQTALAATKTEVMVPMPDGTRLMTDIWRPDPAQFPGPRPVILRRTPYGRGFPFPQSLLVWNLADLNGYIVVSQDVRGRGGSEGTFLPFFTDAVDGPATMRWIEQQAWCDGNIGSFGASAEGIVQLLALPDAPDSLRCAHVQNASDNLYESLMPGGAWRAELTTSWLNGFPTPTTLAAWRAHEAKSSYWDPVIVDATERSRIRARVYMTSGFFDVFALQQTAAFSHYVTDSAPGSGHTLVLGPWTHGDAQTPVGELAYANVAAPTDDNLAFFNHCLKGKGTPTWPSLRYFVTQISDDGVAATGEWRQGTLWPPPGSVLTPWYLTAAQAVTTLTVDPSNPVPTVGGSNLSVADGPRDQSAIDARGDVLTITTAPGTSDYEIIGNPKARIYAASATADVDVVVRLTQVAPSGKSILLTDGVRRGRFVADPSVITPLTPGVPVPFELDLGPVAVRVKAGHSLRVAISGTNSPHYEVNPNVAEPLSSSPTPVTTTLSIYTDPAHPSVVTLPVASGTPPLPPPPPPPPPPPPPPPAEGGGGGEGEGPGEDEDEVDAGAPAGCNCESGPAQAISVWMAVCGIWVLRRRRRRDRVA
- a CDS encoding phosphoenolpyruvate carboxylase, with protein sequence MARLSSVDPPLRRDVRLLGRLLGEVLIEQQGQALFDLEEQVRHLSIQRRRGPKPGRRATAGELAALLRDLPLEQAEPVLRAFSVYFQLVNLAEQHHRIRRTRAHASDPEALPQRGSLEAAFQKLKEAGVPAERVREALRTMHVTLTLTAHPTQAARRTLLEKLYRIQRLLEERDRCSLTPQEMADNLESMREEITALWQSDELRRMKPTVGDEVKNVLWYVEEVLAEQLARLPEVIAWAFEHAYAEPLGPIASPARLHSWVGGDMDGNPLVTPEVLADTLRAHRARGLRMLLRDIESLGVNLSQSDRHATTPEELQASLEKDGARLPEVARRQGPRTAGEPWRRKLRFMEARLQLALRYVEGQRVGRTEPMAPEAYRSPAELLQDLELIERTLLQVKSARAGVRNVRRVLERVRVMGFHLAELEFRVPAEDAISAAASLNGGPAPSEGGERLLAVLERVREAQTESGEEACRTFILSMASTADDVLAAFRCARHAGLWDAQRGCATVDIVPLFEQLGALDDGPKVLEALFADPAYRRHLQARGVQEVMVGYSDSGKEVGLLAAAAALYRAQVALNQVAKAAGVPLRLFHGRGESVARGGGPAQQAILALPPGSLVGGYKATEQGEALDHKYARPELARRTLELVLGGVLLHTMDAQPRPSEADEAAFRDIFNTLAETGRREYRSLVWEDPRFVEFFLAATPVEEISALPIGSRPSKRKAGGLESLRAIPWVFAWTQNRAILPGWYGVGSALEAFVDKPDGLGRLKRMYREWPFFRTVIDNVTMVLAKSDIAIASRYATLAPESTRPLWRRIRAEYKRTRRLVKRITGEARLLDHNPQLQRSIALRNPYVDPMSFLQVELLRRKRAGQEEVDRPLLLTLNGIAAGMRNTG
- a CDS encoding GNAT family N-acetyltransferase, with amino-acid sequence MTEKVPYILRSHRPGDMGWVVHRHGVLYAQEYGWDERFEALVASVVAEFIQNLDPKRERCWLAERDGEVVGSVFLVKKTEEVAKLRLLLVESKARGLGIGARLVDECLRFSRQAGYKRITLWTSSVLTGARTLYERAGFQLVHSEPDPLFGPGQLAETWEREL